CACCAGCGACAGAATCACGCAGCCATAGCGCGTGTACTGGTTGATGCGTCTTTGTCCGGCGCCGCCTTCCTTGTTGATCTGCTCGAGCTTGGGAATGACGACGGTGAGCAGCTGCAAGATGATCGACGCGCTGATGTACGGCATGATGCCCAGCGCGAAAATCGACATCTGTTCCAGGGCGCCGCCCGAGAACATGTTGAACAGACCCAGGAACGTGCCCGAGGCCTGGTTCACGATCTTGGACATGATGGCCCGGTTGACGCCCGGCGTGGTGACGAACGCGCCGATGCGATAGACCGCCAGCAGCGTGATCGTGAAGAAGATCCGCTTGCGCAGCTCGGGAATCTTCCCGATGTTTTGAAAACCAGAGGCCATGACGATTGCCCGGCGCCGGCCTTAGCCCGCGACCACTTCCGCCGTGCCGCCCGCCTTCTCGATCTTTTCCTTGGCGGAGGCCGAGAAGGACGACGCCTTGATGACGAACTTCTTGCTGAGATCGCCCTCGCCCAAAATCTTCACCGTCTTCCACGAGCGCGGCACCATGCCGGCGCCCTGCAGGACCGACAGATCGATGGTGCCGCCGGCAAAGCGCTCTTCCAGCGCGCCGACGTTGACCGCGAAGATCTGCTTGCGGAAATGGTTCTTGAAC
This genomic window from Polyangia bacterium contains:
- the rplO gene encoding 50S ribosomal protein L15, which encodes MGTTLHTLKGPRGSTRNRKRIGRGPGSGTGEQSGKGVKGQKARTGHHGARLGFEGGQMPMQRRFPKKGFKNHFRKQIFAVNVGALEERFAGGTIDLSVLQGAGMVPRSWKTVKILGEGDLSKKFVIKASSFSASAKEKIEKAGGTAEVVAG